One window of Stenotrophomonas indicatrix genomic DNA carries:
- a CDS encoding LacI family DNA-binding transcriptional regulator — MTIKGKATSLDIAHLAGVSQPTVSRALRGSPMVNAETRERILRIARELNYKVDKNASSLRLRNAGTLALLFFEDPTNDDSLINPFFHSMLGSITRACALHGQDLLVSFQQLSTDWQADYEDSNKADGIILLGYGDYHESRDRLQRLVEQGTHFVRWGAALPGQPGVSIGSDNFQGGHDITVHLLQQGCRRIAFLGHASSHYPEFEERYRGHVEALRAHGLAADPALQHDAITTEASGHEACLALLAQDRSIDAVCAASDLIAIGAVRALREQGLRVPQDVAVTGFDDIPLAASVSPPLTTVQQDTKQAGQLLVEKLLALIGRQPVEGQSIPVKLVVRESSLRA; from the coding sequence ATGACCATCAAAGGCAAAGCCACCTCCCTGGACATCGCCCACCTGGCCGGGGTCTCCCAGCCCACGGTGTCGCGGGCCCTGCGCGGCAGCCCGATGGTCAATGCCGAGACCCGCGAGCGCATCCTGCGCATCGCCCGCGAGCTGAACTACAAGGTCGACAAGAACGCCTCCAGCCTGCGCCTGCGCAACGCCGGCACCCTGGCCCTGCTGTTCTTCGAGGACCCGACCAATGACGACTCGCTGATCAACCCCTTCTTCCACTCGATGCTGGGGTCGATCACCCGCGCCTGTGCGTTGCACGGGCAGGACCTGCTGGTGTCCTTCCAGCAGCTGTCCACCGACTGGCAGGCCGACTACGAAGACAGCAACAAGGCCGACGGCATCATCCTGCTCGGCTATGGCGACTACCACGAGTCACGCGACCGTCTGCAGCGACTGGTGGAACAGGGCACGCACTTCGTGCGCTGGGGCGCGGCCCTGCCCGGCCAGCCGGGGGTGTCGATCGGCAGCGACAATTTCCAGGGCGGGCATGACATCACCGTCCACCTGCTGCAACAGGGCTGCCGCCGCATCGCCTTCCTCGGCCATGCCTCCAGCCATTACCCGGAATTCGAGGAGCGCTATCGTGGCCACGTCGAAGCCCTGCGTGCGCACGGCCTGGCCGCCGATCCGGCGCTGCAGCACGATGCGATCACCACCGAGGCATCCGGGCATGAGGCCTGCCTGGCGCTGCTGGCCCAGGACCGTTCCATCGATGCGGTATGCGCGGCCAGCGACCTGATTGCCATCGGCGCGGTGCGCGCCCTGCGCGAGCAGGGCCTGCGGGTGCCACAGGACGTGGCGGTGACCGGCTTCGACGACATCCCGCTGGCAGCCTCGGTGTCGCCGCCGCTGACCACCGTGCAGCAGGACACCAAGCAGGCCGGCCAGCTGCTGGTGGAGAAGCTGCTGGCGCTGATCGGCCGGCAGCCGGTGGAAGGCCAGAGCATTCCGGTG